One genomic window of Ziziphus jujuba cultivar Dongzao chromosome 4, ASM3175591v1 includes the following:
- the LOC107405192 gene encoding alpha/beta hydrolase domain-containing protein VTE7 isoform X1, protein MMAFMCSARPPPQLIVQPKVGESLRGLRGLASRNGGGEFPPFLPQEVENIRDTYARNLAQRIVRLPVQIGSSESCIMSSCVKPLIQSEINPVVLLHCFDSSCLEWRCAYPLLEEAGLEAWAVDILGWGFSDLEMLPSCNVASKRDHLYQFWKSYIKRPMVLVGPSLGAAVAIDFAMSYPQAVKKMVLINASVYAEGTGNMAKLPKIIAYAGVSLLKSMPLRFYANILAFNGISLATTLDWTNVGRLHSLMPWWEDATVSFMKSGGYNVKAQIKQVKQKALVICGEHDQIVSYKQTMRLYCELPNSMMRLISDCGHLPHVEKPNSVAKLIADFAYFDCC, encoded by the exons atgatggctTTTATGTGTTCGGCACGGCCACCACCACAACTTATAGTGCAACCAAAAGTAGGCGAAAGCTTAAGGGGTCTGAGAGGTTTGGCAAGTAGAAATGGTGGTGGTGAATTTCCACCATTTCTTCCTCAGGAGGTTGAGAATATTAGAGACACATATGCCCGAAACCTAGCTCAGAGGATTGTGAGGCTACCTGTTCAG ATTGGATCCTCCGAGAGTTGTATTATGAGCAGTTGTGTGAAACCCCTCATACAGAGTGAGATCAATCCTGTTGTCCTCCTCCATTGCTTTGACAG TTCTTGTTTAGAATGGAGGTGCGCTTACCCTTTGCTTGAAGAGGCTGGGTTGGAAGCTTGGGCTGTTGATATTCTTGGCTGGGGCTTCTCTGATTTAG AAATGCTTCCATCGTGCAATGTGGCATCTAAGCGTGATCACCTCTATCAG TTCTGGAAGTCCTACATCAAAAGGCCTATGGTGTTAGTCGGGCCAAGCCTTGGTGCTGCTGTTGCAATTGACTTTGCTATGAGTTATCCACAAGCT GTCAAAAAGATGGTATTGATTAATGCAAGTGTCTATGCAGAAGGTACTGGAAACATGGCAAAACTACCTAAAATTATAGCCTATGCTGGG GTTTCTTTACTAAAAAGCATGCCGTTACGCTTTTATGCAAATATATTGGCCTTCAATGGGATATCCTTGGCTACAACATTAGATTGGACAAAC GTGGGCCGCTTACACTCTCTGATGCCTTGGTGGGAAGATGCAACAGTTAGTTTTATGAAAAGTGGGGGCTATAATGTCAAAGCGCAAATAAAACAG GTGAAGCAGAAAGCACTTGTCATCTGCGGTGAGCATGATCAGATTGTCAGCTACAAACAAACAAtg AGACTATATTGTGAACTTCCAAATTCGATGATGCGGCTAATATCGGACTGTGGCCATCTTCCTCATGTTGAGAAACCTAATTCTGTTGCCAAGCTGATTGCAGACTTTGCTTACTTTGACTGCTGCTAA
- the LOC107405192 gene encoding alpha/beta hydrolase domain-containing protein VTE7 isoform X2 produces the protein MMAFMCSARPPPQLIVQPKVGESLRGLRGLASRNGGGEFPPFLPQEVENIRDTYARNLAQRIVRLPVQIGSSESCIMSSCVKPLIQSEINPVVLLHCFDSSCLEWRCAYPLLEEAGLEAWAVDILGWGFSDLEMLPSCNVASKRDHLYQVKKMVLINASVYAEGTGNMAKLPKIIAYAGVSLLKSMPLRFYANILAFNGISLATTLDWTNVGRLHSLMPWWEDATVSFMKSGGYNVKAQIKQVKQKALVICGEHDQIVSYKQTMRLYCELPNSMMRLISDCGHLPHVEKPNSVAKLIADFAYFDCC, from the exons atgatggctTTTATGTGTTCGGCACGGCCACCACCACAACTTATAGTGCAACCAAAAGTAGGCGAAAGCTTAAGGGGTCTGAGAGGTTTGGCAAGTAGAAATGGTGGTGGTGAATTTCCACCATTTCTTCCTCAGGAGGTTGAGAATATTAGAGACACATATGCCCGAAACCTAGCTCAGAGGATTGTGAGGCTACCTGTTCAG ATTGGATCCTCCGAGAGTTGTATTATGAGCAGTTGTGTGAAACCCCTCATACAGAGTGAGATCAATCCTGTTGTCCTCCTCCATTGCTTTGACAG TTCTTGTTTAGAATGGAGGTGCGCTTACCCTTTGCTTGAAGAGGCTGGGTTGGAAGCTTGGGCTGTTGATATTCTTGGCTGGGGCTTCTCTGATTTAG AAATGCTTCCATCGTGCAATGTGGCATCTAAGCGTGATCACCTCTATCAG GTCAAAAAGATGGTATTGATTAATGCAAGTGTCTATGCAGAAGGTACTGGAAACATGGCAAAACTACCTAAAATTATAGCCTATGCTGGG GTTTCTTTACTAAAAAGCATGCCGTTACGCTTTTATGCAAATATATTGGCCTTCAATGGGATATCCTTGGCTACAACATTAGATTGGACAAAC GTGGGCCGCTTACACTCTCTGATGCCTTGGTGGGAAGATGCAACAGTTAGTTTTATGAAAAGTGGGGGCTATAATGTCAAAGCGCAAATAAAACAG GTGAAGCAGAAAGCACTTGTCATCTGCGGTGAGCATGATCAGATTGTCAGCTACAAACAAACAAtg AGACTATATTGTGAACTTCCAAATTCGATGATGCGGCTAATATCGGACTGTGGCCATCTTCCTCATGTTGAGAAACCTAATTCTGTTGCCAAGCTGATTGCAGACTTTGCTTACTTTGACTGCTGCTAA
- the LOC112488795 gene encoding ribosome biogenesis protein WDR12 homolog → MDIDGDAEETSRRVQVRFVTKLRPPFKVPANSIAIPSTLTRGDLSAIVNNLLLAGNPEWVSEPFDFLIDGELVRLSLERFLLAKGISAEKILEIEYIKAVVPRKEEEPSLHDDWVSAVDGSSPGFILTGCYDGFGRVWKSAGVCTHILEGHRDAVTSVSVINAEGGESVTVASASKDQTLRLWKFNTGEHLKSPLKVKAFKILRGHRSSVESVASQTSGDMVCSGGWDCTINLWQTNEINTEGDLLSVKKRKVNEQAVDSQLEGEAVSTLVGHTQCVSSVNWIFRETIFSASWDHSIRKWDVETGKDTLNIFSGKVLNCLDIGGESSSLIAAGGSDPIVRIWDPRKPGTSAPVFQFSSHASWVSACKWHKKSQYHLVSASYDGKVMIWDLRTAWSVAVMDSHKDKVLCADWWKGDSVISGGADSKLRISSGIPVGES, encoded by the exons ATGGACATAGATGGAGATGCAGAAGAGACCTCGAGGCGGGTCCAAGTCCGGTTCGTCACGAAGCTCCGGCCTCCTTTCAAAGTTCCCGCTAATTCCATCGCCATACCCTCTACTCTAACCCGCGGTGACCTTTCCGCCATAGTCAACAATCTTCTCCTAGCTG GAAATCCTGAATGGGTATCTGAACCGTTTGATTTTCTGATCGATGGGGAACTGGTCCGGCTGTCTCTTGAACGGTTTCTTCTTGCCAAGGGTATTTCGGCC GAGAAGATATTGGAGATTGAATACATAAAGGCTGTGGTACCACGGAAGGAAGAAGAACCTTCTTTACATGATGATTGGGTCAGTGCAGTTGATGGTTCTAGCCCCGG GTTCATTTTGACAGGGTGCTATGATGGTTTTGGAAG GGTATGGAAATCTGCTGGAGTGTGTACACATATATTGGAAGGACACAGAGATGCAGTTACTTCTGTTAGTGTCATCAATGCAGAAG GTGGAGAAAGTGTTACTGTTGCTAGTGCTTCAAAAGATCAGACACTTAGGCTGTGGAAG ttcaATACAGGAGAGCACCTAAAAAGTCCTTTAAAGGTAAAGGCGTTCAAAATTTTACGTGGACATAGATCTTCTGTTGAAAGTGTTGCTTCTCAGACTTCCGGGGACATG GTTTGTTCTGGTGGTTGGGATTGCACAATTAATTTATGGCAGACAAATGAGATTAATACAGAAGGTGATCTACTTTCAGTTAAGAAGAGAAAAGTAAATGAGCAGGCTGTAGATTCACAATTGGAG GGGGAAGCTGTTTCCACACTAGTAGGTCATACACAATGTGTATCTTCTGTAAACTGGATATTTCGTGAAACAATATTTTCAGCATCTTGGGACCATTCAATTAGAAAGTGGGATGTTGAGACAGGCAAAGATACGTTGAATATA TTTTCTGGGAAAGTCCTCAACTGCCTTGATATCGGAGGAGAAAGTTCTTCATTAATTGCTGCTGGTGGTTCTGATCCCATTGTTAGGATATGGGATCCTCGTAAACCAG GAACGTCTGCACCCGTCTTTCAATTTTCATCTCATGCCTCTTGGGTTTCGGCTTGTAAGTGGCACAAGAAATCCCAATATCATTTAGTCTCTGCATCCTATGATGGAAAAGTTATGATATGGGATCTTAGGACAGCG TGGTCCGTAGCTGTTATGGATTCACACAAGGACAAG GTATTATGTGCTGACTGGTGGAAAGGTGACAGCGTTATTAGTGGTGGAGCTGATTCAAAGCTTCGCATCTCGTCTGGGATCCCTGTTGGTGAAAGTTAG
- the LOC107415886 gene encoding uncharacterized protein LOC107415886 isoform X1: MGAILMADLSFGIPPRCAIVPSGANGKHSTDLCLGNRPVFFTSTVRRTKRFSSTERLIYKSRSIVFSSVGHSDDTVTDLVNDRNDYSSGKNEVLGVEEDELVAARKALSEAQARQKAIEKERDRLLEELARSEAKQQEYVSTIMHDKELAVAELEAAKSLFHQKLKQSVDEKFTLESKLVLAKQDAVELAVQVEKLAEIAFQQATSHILQDAQLRVSAAETSAAEAAYQIEKQIRDATEGAIFSLVEQSKDAIEKALDVAEKAGDHATKAVSLYTDGVNPVDEVASVQSQYIKLQRVVSDLESQLLLTRSEIDRLQLELEHARAQANASEVRANNAEKALLEFQEVNKKKTLQQEEEIKSLMEQMKKDAAERKKAASKAFKAELQSIRAAIEAAKEAARSKDNAYQRRCEALQRSLRASEAASKMWRQRAEMAESLLLKERSLSEEDEDSIYVVNGGRLDLLTDDDSQKWKLLSDGPRREIPQWMARRIRTIRPKFPPRKVDVAEALTSKFSSLDLPKVDDVWSIAQEKLKEGDALIDHVIEKETIEKKRKSLERALQRKTIQWQRAPEQIKVEPGTGTGREIVIQGFNWESWRRQWYLELAPKAADLSKSGVTAVWLPPPTESVAPQGYMPSDLYNLNSAYGSEEELKHCIEEMHSQDLLALGDVVLNHRCAHKQSPNGVWNIFGGKLAWGPEAIVCDDPNFQGRGNPSSGDIFHAAPNIDHSQDFVRRDIKEWLNWLRNYIGFDGWRLDFVRGFSGTYVKEYIEASNPAFAIGEYWDSLGYEHGNLCYNQDAHRQRIVNWINATGGTSSAFDVTTKGILHSALHNEYWRLIDPQGKPTGVMGWWPSRAVTFLENHDTGSTQGHWPFPRDKLAQGYAYILTHPGTPVIFYDHFYDFGLRDIITELIEGRRRAGIHCRSSVKIYHANNEGYVAQIGEMLVMKLGHFDWNPSKENHLDGSWQKFVDKGSDYQLWLRQ, translated from the exons ATGGGTGCCATTTTAATGGCCGACCTGTCATTTGGGATCCCTCCACGCTGTGCCATTGTTCCTTCAGGTGCTAATGGCAAACATTCTACAGATTTATGTCTGGGAAATCGTCCTGTATTCTTCACATCTACTGTCAGAAGAACAAA GAGATTTTCGTCCACCGAACGGTTGATTTATAAATCAAGAAGTATTGTTTTCTCAAGTGTG GGTCATTCTGATGACACCGTCACTGATTTGGTTAATGACAGGAACGATTATTCATCAGGAAAAAATGAAGTGTTGGGGGTAGAAGAAGATGAGCTAGTGGCAGCTAGAAAAGCTCTTTCTGAGGCTCAAGCTAGACAGAAAGCCATTGAGAAGGAGAGAGATAGGTTGCTTGAAGAGTTGGCCCGTTCTGAGGCCAAGCAGCAAGAATATGTTTCAACCATAATGCATGACAAAGAACTGGCAGTTGCAGAACTTGAGGCAGCCAAGTCTTTGTTCCATCAGAAGCTGAAACAATCAGTGGATGAGAAGTTCACCTTGGAATCTAAGTTAGTCCTTGCTAAACAAGATGCTGTTGAACTTGCTGTCCAAGTTGAAAAGTTAGCAGAGATTGCATTTCAGCAGGCTACATCTCACATACTGCAAGATGCCCAGCTTAGGGTTTCAGCTGCAGAGACTTCTGCCGCTGAAGCAGCTTATCAGATAGAAAAGCAAATTAGGGATGCCACTGAAGGTgcaatattttcacttgttgaGCAGTCAAAAGATGCAATAGAGAAGGCCCTGGATGTAGCAGAAAAAGCAGGTGATCATGCAACAAAAGCGGTGTCATTATATACAGATGGCGTAAACCCAGTTGATGAGGTTGCTTCTGTACAATCACAATATATTAAGTTGCAAAGGGTTGTAAGTGATTTAGAATCTCAGTTATTGCTTACTAGAAGTGAGATTGATAGGTTACAGCTGGAGTTGGAACATGCCCGTGCACAAGCAAATGCATCTGAGGTTCGTGCCAATAATGCTGAGAAAGCATTATTAGAATTTCAGGAGGTAAACAAGAAAAAGACTCTCCAGCAGGAGGAGGAAATTAAGTCATTGATGGAGCAAATGAAGAAAGATGCAGCAGAAAGGAAAAAGGCTGCTTCAAAGGCTTTTAAGGCTGAGTTGCAAAGCATCAGGGCTGCTATTGAAGCTGCCAAAGAAGCAGCACGTTCTAAAGATAATGCCTACCAGAGAAGATGTGAAGCACTGCAGAGATCATTAAGGGCATCTGAAGCTGCCTCAAAGATGTGGAGACAGAGAGCGGAAATGGCCGAGTCACTATTATTGAAGGAAAGATCCCTCAGTGAAGAGGATGAAGATTCCATCTATGTTGTTAATGGTGGACGGTTAGACCTTCTGACAGATGATGATTCACAGAAATGGAAACTTCTAAGTGATGGTCCTCGTAGAGAGATACCTCAATGGATGGCAAGGAGGATTCGCACTATTCGTCCCAAGTTTCCACCAAGAAAGGTTGATGTAGCTGAAGCCTTGACATCAAAATTCAGCTCTTTGGACTTGCCCAAAGTTGATGATGTATGGTCCATTGCCCAAGAAAAGCTGAAGGAAGGGGATGCACTTATTGACCATGTGATTGAGAAAGAAACAATAGAGAAGAAACGAAAGAGTCTGGAGCGTGCCCTCCAAAGAAAGACTATACAGTGGCAGAGGGCCCCAGAACAAATAAAAGTGG AGCCGGGCACTGGAACTGGGAGAGAGATTGTG ATTCAAGGTTTCAACTGGGAAAGCTGGAGAAGGCAGTGGTATCTGGAGTTAGCTCCTAAAGCTGCTGATTTATCTAAATCTGGGGTAACGGCAGTTTGGCTTCCTCCACCAACCGAATCTGTGGCACCTCAAG GTTATATGCCTTCTGATCTTTACAACTTGAACTCGGCATATGGTTCTGAAGAAGAACTTAAACACTGCATTGAGGAAATGCATTCTCAAGATCTTCTG GCCCTGGGAGATGTTGTATTAAATCATCGATGTGCCCATAAACAG AGTCCCAATGGTGTTTGGAACATTTTTGGTGGCAAGCTTGCTTGGGGGCCTGAAGCAATTGTTTGTGATGATCCAAATTTTCAAGGCCGTGGAAATCCTTCAAGTG GTGATATATTCCATGCAGCACCAAACATTGATCATTCTCAGGACTTTGTTAGAAGAGATATAAAGGAATGGTTAAACTGGCTTCGAAATTATATTGGTTTTGATGGGTGGCGTCTTGACTTTGTAAG AGGCTTCTCGGGTACATATGTAAAAGAATATATTGAGGCTTCAAATCCTGCATTTGCTATTGGAGAATATTGGGACAGTTTAGGTTATGAACATGGTAACTTGTGCTACAATCAAG ATGCTCATCGGCAGCGGATAGTAAATTGGATCAATGCCACAGGTGGTACTTCATCAGCATTTGATGTCACAACAAAG GGAATACTCCACTCTGCTCTCCATAACGAATACTGGAGGCTGATAGATCCTCAAGGAAAACCTACTGGTGTTATGGGATGGTGGCCTTCACGTGCTGTCACATTTTTAGAGAACCATGACACCGGATCAACACAG GGTCATTGGCCGTTTCCACGAGATAAGCTTGCTCAGGGATATGCATACATTTTGACACATCCTGGAACG CCCGTGATATTCTATGACCATTTCTATGATTTTGGCTTACGGGATATAATAACCGAGCTAATTGAGGGTCGGAGAAGGGCCGGTATCCATTGCCGGAGCTCTGTGAAAATATACCATGCAAACAATGAAGGTTATGTTGCACAGATTGGTGAGATGTTGGTAATGAAGCTGGGGCATTTTGACTGGAATCCTTCCAAGGAAAATCACTTGGATGGAAGCTGGCAGAAGTTTGTTGATAAAGGATCAGATTATCAATTATGGTTAAGACAATAG
- the LOC107415886 gene encoding uncharacterized protein LOC107415886 isoform X2 — MHDKELAVAELEAAKSLFHQKLKQSVDEKFTLESKLVLAKQDAVELAVQVEKLAEIAFQQATSHILQDAQLRVSAAETSAAEAAYQIEKQIRDATEGAIFSLVEQSKDAIEKALDVAEKAGDHATKAVSLYTDGVNPVDEVASVQSQYIKLQRVVSDLESQLLLTRSEIDRLQLELEHARAQANASEVRANNAEKALLEFQEVNKKKTLQQEEEIKSLMEQMKKDAAERKKAASKAFKAELQSIRAAIEAAKEAARSKDNAYQRRCEALQRSLRASEAASKMWRQRAEMAESLLLKERSLSEEDEDSIYVVNGGRLDLLTDDDSQKWKLLSDGPRREIPQWMARRIRTIRPKFPPRKVDVAEALTSKFSSLDLPKVDDVWSIAQEKLKEGDALIDHVIEKETIEKKRKSLERALQRKTIQWQRAPEQIKVEPGTGTGREIVIQGFNWESWRRQWYLELAPKAADLSKSGVTAVWLPPPTESVAPQGYMPSDLYNLNSAYGSEEELKHCIEEMHSQDLLALGDVVLNHRCAHKQSPNGVWNIFGGKLAWGPEAIVCDDPNFQGRGNPSSGDIFHAAPNIDHSQDFVRRDIKEWLNWLRNYIGFDGWRLDFVRGFSGTYVKEYIEASNPAFAIGEYWDSLGYEHGNLCYNQDAHRQRIVNWINATGGTSSAFDVTTKGILHSALHNEYWRLIDPQGKPTGVMGWWPSRAVTFLENHDTGSTQGHWPFPRDKLAQGYAYILTHPGTPVIFYDHFYDFGLRDIITELIEGRRRAGIHCRSSVKIYHANNEGYVAQIGEMLVMKLGHFDWNPSKENHLDGSWQKFVDKGSDYQLWLRQ, encoded by the exons ATGCATGACAAAGAACTGGCAGTTGCAGAACTTGAGGCAGCCAAGTCTTTGTTCCATCAGAAGCTGAAACAATCAGTGGATGAGAAGTTCACCTTGGAATCTAAGTTAGTCCTTGCTAAACAAGATGCTGTTGAACTTGCTGTCCAAGTTGAAAAGTTAGCAGAGATTGCATTTCAGCAGGCTACATCTCACATACTGCAAGATGCCCAGCTTAGGGTTTCAGCTGCAGAGACTTCTGCCGCTGAAGCAGCTTATCAGATAGAAAAGCAAATTAGGGATGCCACTGAAGGTgcaatattttcacttgttgaGCAGTCAAAAGATGCAATAGAGAAGGCCCTGGATGTAGCAGAAAAAGCAGGTGATCATGCAACAAAAGCGGTGTCATTATATACAGATGGCGTAAACCCAGTTGATGAGGTTGCTTCTGTACAATCACAATATATTAAGTTGCAAAGGGTTGTAAGTGATTTAGAATCTCAGTTATTGCTTACTAGAAGTGAGATTGATAGGTTACAGCTGGAGTTGGAACATGCCCGTGCACAAGCAAATGCATCTGAGGTTCGTGCCAATAATGCTGAGAAAGCATTATTAGAATTTCAGGAGGTAAACAAGAAAAAGACTCTCCAGCAGGAGGAGGAAATTAAGTCATTGATGGAGCAAATGAAGAAAGATGCAGCAGAAAGGAAAAAGGCTGCTTCAAAGGCTTTTAAGGCTGAGTTGCAAAGCATCAGGGCTGCTATTGAAGCTGCCAAAGAAGCAGCACGTTCTAAAGATAATGCCTACCAGAGAAGATGTGAAGCACTGCAGAGATCATTAAGGGCATCTGAAGCTGCCTCAAAGATGTGGAGACAGAGAGCGGAAATGGCCGAGTCACTATTATTGAAGGAAAGATCCCTCAGTGAAGAGGATGAAGATTCCATCTATGTTGTTAATGGTGGACGGTTAGACCTTCTGACAGATGATGATTCACAGAAATGGAAACTTCTAAGTGATGGTCCTCGTAGAGAGATACCTCAATGGATGGCAAGGAGGATTCGCACTATTCGTCCCAAGTTTCCACCAAGAAAGGTTGATGTAGCTGAAGCCTTGACATCAAAATTCAGCTCTTTGGACTTGCCCAAAGTTGATGATGTATGGTCCATTGCCCAAGAAAAGCTGAAGGAAGGGGATGCACTTATTGACCATGTGATTGAGAAAGAAACAATAGAGAAGAAACGAAAGAGTCTGGAGCGTGCCCTCCAAAGAAAGACTATACAGTGGCAGAGGGCCCCAGAACAAATAAAAGTGG AGCCGGGCACTGGAACTGGGAGAGAGATTGTG ATTCAAGGTTTCAACTGGGAAAGCTGGAGAAGGCAGTGGTATCTGGAGTTAGCTCCTAAAGCTGCTGATTTATCTAAATCTGGGGTAACGGCAGTTTGGCTTCCTCCACCAACCGAATCTGTGGCACCTCAAG GTTATATGCCTTCTGATCTTTACAACTTGAACTCGGCATATGGTTCTGAAGAAGAACTTAAACACTGCATTGAGGAAATGCATTCTCAAGATCTTCTG GCCCTGGGAGATGTTGTATTAAATCATCGATGTGCCCATAAACAG AGTCCCAATGGTGTTTGGAACATTTTTGGTGGCAAGCTTGCTTGGGGGCCTGAAGCAATTGTTTGTGATGATCCAAATTTTCAAGGCCGTGGAAATCCTTCAAGTG GTGATATATTCCATGCAGCACCAAACATTGATCATTCTCAGGACTTTGTTAGAAGAGATATAAAGGAATGGTTAAACTGGCTTCGAAATTATATTGGTTTTGATGGGTGGCGTCTTGACTTTGTAAG AGGCTTCTCGGGTACATATGTAAAAGAATATATTGAGGCTTCAAATCCTGCATTTGCTATTGGAGAATATTGGGACAGTTTAGGTTATGAACATGGTAACTTGTGCTACAATCAAG ATGCTCATCGGCAGCGGATAGTAAATTGGATCAATGCCACAGGTGGTACTTCATCAGCATTTGATGTCACAACAAAG GGAATACTCCACTCTGCTCTCCATAACGAATACTGGAGGCTGATAGATCCTCAAGGAAAACCTACTGGTGTTATGGGATGGTGGCCTTCACGTGCTGTCACATTTTTAGAGAACCATGACACCGGATCAACACAG GGTCATTGGCCGTTTCCACGAGATAAGCTTGCTCAGGGATATGCATACATTTTGACACATCCTGGAACG CCCGTGATATTCTATGACCATTTCTATGATTTTGGCTTACGGGATATAATAACCGAGCTAATTGAGGGTCGGAGAAGGGCCGGTATCCATTGCCGGAGCTCTGTGAAAATATACCATGCAAACAATGAAGGTTATGTTGCACAGATTGGTGAGATGTTGGTAATGAAGCTGGGGCATTTTGACTGGAATCCTTCCAAGGAAAATCACTTGGATGGAAGCTGGCAGAAGTTTGTTGATAAAGGATCAGATTATCAATTATGGTTAAGACAATAG